A single region of the Triticum dicoccoides isolate Atlit2015 ecotype Zavitan chromosome 2B, WEW_v2.0, whole genome shotgun sequence genome encodes:
- the LOC119365090 gene encoding U-box domain-containing protein 57-like isoform X2 — protein sequence MPPRAISIKVAREDDLSSHIGNDGFYFDLVDFDRVRAFQIPDNTTMSRLKEEIAVEFSIPSQFQRLWLFCKRQNGTWRPVRPFSTEENNLSMTSLHKLLSRTFLFLNPDGVKLFLEVLNDSSPQNLSNNDGLVFLKLYDPEQTQIRYIGMLFVKASSRPSDILPKLRSLAGFCADEEMELYEEIKSEPSAMCEALDANITFSESQIGHGDIICYQKSSKSLSHHAYPSVEIFFKRIQDLKAVVLGEQRKILALEEEVARLKHQSDLQTEKANMECQRFKRERDNAVRQLNELQDQNPQIFLEFPITNLLQATENFSDLCKVGDTEYGCVYKGIIHDTTVAIKLSRSDILFQQEVSILRQGRHPSIVNCIGKCSEVSALVYEWLPNGNLQDHIVCANGSPPLSWQIRTQIIGEICSALLFLHSREPHALVHGDLRPCNIFVDANFRSKICNFGMLTLFLQPGNHQPALTARLPYLDPEFLTTGELTPLSDVYSLGVIILGLLTGLPPLTIAKKVSEALENNNLHTLIDKSAGNWPYVQAKQLVVIGLSCVEMMREKRPDLLTKVWSVVEPLIRKPPAAPWPYVQSAVTGSYAPDHLICPIRMDIMKDPQVASDGFTYEAEAIMRWFDGGNNRSPMTNLPLANHDLVPNRALLSSIQEYLGQQRQPGS from the exons ATGCCACCTCGGGCTATCAGCATAAAG GTGGCGAGGGAAGATGATTTGTCCTCACACATTGGAAACGATGGCTTCTATTTTGATCTCGTCGACTTCGACAGGGTGAGGGCTTTCCAGATCCCGGATAACACGACTATGTCCCGATTGAAG GAGGAAATTGCAGTAGAATTCAGCATCCCATCTCAATTTCAGCGCCTATGGTTGTTTTGTAAAAGGCAAAATGGGACATGGCGTCCTGTTAGGCCATTCTCTACCGAAGAAAACAATCTATCT ATGACTAGCCTTCATAAACTATTGTCAAGGACCTTCTTGTTCCTGAATCCTGATGGTGTGAAGCTGTTTTTGGAG GTGCTCAATGATTCTTCCCCACAAAATCTGAGCAACAATGATGGATTAGTGTTTTTAAAGCTTTATGACCCAGAACAAACGCAGATACG ATATATTGGAATGCTGTTTGTAAAAGCTTCATCAAGGCCTTCAGATATTCTTCCGAAACTAAGAAGTCTAGCTGGTTTTTGTGCAGACGAGGAAATGGAATTATATGAG GAAATCAAATCCGAACCTTCTGCCATGTGTGAAGCCTTAGATGCCAATATTACATTTTCAGAAAGCCAG ATTGGGCATGGGGATATCATTTGCTACCAGAAGAGCTCGAAGTCTTTGAGCCACCATGCATACCCGTCTGTTGAAATATTCTTCAAGCGTATTCAGGATTTGAAGGCAGTTGTTCTG GGGGAGCAAAGGAAGATATTAGCTCTGGAAGAGGAGGTTGCTAGGTTAAAACATCAGTCTGACCTTCAAACAGAGAAGGCAAACATGG AATGCCAGCGATTTAAACGTGAGCGAGACAATGCGGTGCGACAGCTGAATGAGCTGCAGGATCAGAATCCTCAGATTTTCCTCGAGTTCCCCATCACAAATTTGCTGCAAGCAACGGAGAACTTCAGTGACCTGTGCAAGGTTGGAGACACCGAATATGGGTGTGTATATAAAGGCATTATACACGATACTACAGTAGCTATCAAGCTATCCAGATCTGATATTTTATTTCAACAAGAG GTTTCTATTCTTCGTCAAGGCAGACATCCAAGCATTGTCAACTGCATTGGAAAATGTTCTGAAGTTTCAGCTCTTGTGTACGAGTGGTTGCCAAACGGAAACCTCCAAGATCACATTGTTTGTGCTAATGGCTCTCCACCTCTCTCATGGCAGATCCGCACACAGATCATCGGTGAGATTTGTTCTGCGCTGCTTTTCCTGCATTCGCGTGAGCCTCATGCTTTGGTCCATGGTGATCTACGTCCTTGTAACATATTCGTTGACGCCAACTTCAGAAGCAAGATTTGCAACTTTGGTATGTTAACCCTGTTTCTCCAGCCCGGCAACCACCAACCAGCTCTGACAGCCAGGTTGCCATACCTGGACCCGGAGTTCCTCACCACCGGAGAGCTCACACCCCTTTCTGATGTCTACTCTCTGGGTGTTATCATCCTGGGTCTCTTGACTGGACTGCCTCCCTTGACTATTGCAAAGAAAGTTTCAGAAGCACTGGAGAATAATAACTTGCACACGCTGATTGATAAATCAGCAGGGAACTGGCCTTATGTACAAGCCAAGCAGTTAGTCGTCATTGGTCTTAGCTGTGTGGAAATGATGAGGGAAAAGCGACCTGATCTCTTAACAAAGGTATGGTCAGTTGTTGAGCCCCTTATCAGGAAGCCTCCTGCAGCCCCATGGCCATACGTCCAATCGGCAGTTACAGGAAGTTACGCGCCTGACCACTTGATTTGTCCAATTCGCATG GATATTATGAAGGATCCTCAAGTGGCATCTGATGGATTCACTTATGAAGCAGAAGCCATAATGCGCTGGTTTGATGGCGGGAACAACAGGTCTCCGATGACGAACTTGCCGCTAGCAAATCATGATCTCGTCCCGAATCGAGCCCTCCTCTCTTCCATCCAGGAGTACCTTGGTCAGCAGAGACAGCCAGGTTCCTGA
- the LOC119365090 gene encoding U-box domain-containing protein 57-like isoform X1: MPPRAISIKVAREDDLSSHIGNDGFYFDLVDFDRVRAFQIPDNTTMSRLKEEIAVEFSIPSQFQRLWLFCKRQNGTWRPVRPFSTEENNLSMTSLHKLLSRTFLFLNPDGVKLFLEVLNDSSPQNLSNNDGLVFLKLYDPEQTQIRYIGMLFVKASSRPSDILPKLRSLAGFCADEEMELYEEIKSEPSAMCEALDANITFSESQIGHGDIICYQKSSKSLSHHAYPSVEIFFKRIQDLKAVVLGEQRKILALEEEVARLKHQSDLQTEKANMATYKIHQCNAECQRFKRERDNAVRQLNELQDQNPQIFLEFPITNLLQATENFSDLCKVGDTEYGCVYKGIIHDTTVAIKLSRSDILFQQEVSILRQGRHPSIVNCIGKCSEVSALVYEWLPNGNLQDHIVCANGSPPLSWQIRTQIIGEICSALLFLHSREPHALVHGDLRPCNIFVDANFRSKICNFGMLTLFLQPGNHQPALTARLPYLDPEFLTTGELTPLSDVYSLGVIILGLLTGLPPLTIAKKVSEALENNNLHTLIDKSAGNWPYVQAKQLVVIGLSCVEMMREKRPDLLTKVWSVVEPLIRKPPAAPWPYVQSAVTGSYAPDHLICPIRMDIMKDPQVASDGFTYEAEAIMRWFDGGNNRSPMTNLPLANHDLVPNRALLSSIQEYLGQQRQPGS; encoded by the exons ATGCCACCTCGGGCTATCAGCATAAAG GTGGCGAGGGAAGATGATTTGTCCTCACACATTGGAAACGATGGCTTCTATTTTGATCTCGTCGACTTCGACAGGGTGAGGGCTTTCCAGATCCCGGATAACACGACTATGTCCCGATTGAAG GAGGAAATTGCAGTAGAATTCAGCATCCCATCTCAATTTCAGCGCCTATGGTTGTTTTGTAAAAGGCAAAATGGGACATGGCGTCCTGTTAGGCCATTCTCTACCGAAGAAAACAATCTATCT ATGACTAGCCTTCATAAACTATTGTCAAGGACCTTCTTGTTCCTGAATCCTGATGGTGTGAAGCTGTTTTTGGAG GTGCTCAATGATTCTTCCCCACAAAATCTGAGCAACAATGATGGATTAGTGTTTTTAAAGCTTTATGACCCAGAACAAACGCAGATACG ATATATTGGAATGCTGTTTGTAAAAGCTTCATCAAGGCCTTCAGATATTCTTCCGAAACTAAGAAGTCTAGCTGGTTTTTGTGCAGACGAGGAAATGGAATTATATGAG GAAATCAAATCCGAACCTTCTGCCATGTGTGAAGCCTTAGATGCCAATATTACATTTTCAGAAAGCCAG ATTGGGCATGGGGATATCATTTGCTACCAGAAGAGCTCGAAGTCTTTGAGCCACCATGCATACCCGTCTGTTGAAATATTCTTCAAGCGTATTCAGGATTTGAAGGCAGTTGTTCTG GGGGAGCAAAGGAAGATATTAGCTCTGGAAGAGGAGGTTGCTAGGTTAAAACATCAGTCTGACCTTCAAACAGAGAAGGCAAACATGG CAACATATAAGATACACCAATGCAATGCAGAATGCCAGCGATTTAAACGTGAGCGAGACAATGCGGTGCGACAGCTGAATGAGCTGCAGGATCAGAATCCTCAGATTTTCCTCGAGTTCCCCATCACAAATTTGCTGCAAGCAACGGAGAACTTCAGTGACCTGTGCAAGGTTGGAGACACCGAATATGGGTGTGTATATAAAGGCATTATACACGATACTACAGTAGCTATCAAGCTATCCAGATCTGATATTTTATTTCAACAAGAG GTTTCTATTCTTCGTCAAGGCAGACATCCAAGCATTGTCAACTGCATTGGAAAATGTTCTGAAGTTTCAGCTCTTGTGTACGAGTGGTTGCCAAACGGAAACCTCCAAGATCACATTGTTTGTGCTAATGGCTCTCCACCTCTCTCATGGCAGATCCGCACACAGATCATCGGTGAGATTTGTTCTGCGCTGCTTTTCCTGCATTCGCGTGAGCCTCATGCTTTGGTCCATGGTGATCTACGTCCTTGTAACATATTCGTTGACGCCAACTTCAGAAGCAAGATTTGCAACTTTGGTATGTTAACCCTGTTTCTCCAGCCCGGCAACCACCAACCAGCTCTGACAGCCAGGTTGCCATACCTGGACCCGGAGTTCCTCACCACCGGAGAGCTCACACCCCTTTCTGATGTCTACTCTCTGGGTGTTATCATCCTGGGTCTCTTGACTGGACTGCCTCCCTTGACTATTGCAAAGAAAGTTTCAGAAGCACTGGAGAATAATAACTTGCACACGCTGATTGATAAATCAGCAGGGAACTGGCCTTATGTACAAGCCAAGCAGTTAGTCGTCATTGGTCTTAGCTGTGTGGAAATGATGAGGGAAAAGCGACCTGATCTCTTAACAAAGGTATGGTCAGTTGTTGAGCCCCTTATCAGGAAGCCTCCTGCAGCCCCATGGCCATACGTCCAATCGGCAGTTACAGGAAGTTACGCGCCTGACCACTTGATTTGTCCAATTCGCATG GATATTATGAAGGATCCTCAAGTGGCATCTGATGGATTCACTTATGAAGCAGAAGCCATAATGCGCTGGTTTGATGGCGGGAACAACAGGTCTCCGATGACGAACTTGCCGCTAGCAAATCATGATCTCGTCCCGAATCGAGCCCTCCTCTCTTCCATCCAGGAGTACCTTGGTCAGCAGAGACAGCCAGGTTCCTGA